From the Lolium rigidum isolate FL_2022 chromosome 2, APGP_CSIRO_Lrig_0.1, whole genome shotgun sequence genome, one window contains:
- the LOC124693081 gene encoding probable RNA-dependent RNA polymerase 1, translating into MGLRTIQVLGFSPTVSAEDVKDLLEKIVGSGKVCAVKLRPPKNISATSRSFAFVQFDSEADASKVDDVARRSGLMSGIYYLKVRPAERDIIPRPRTAMFNLQDATLHFGCLLKERVLSVLWSSRDVSVEFGFAMKKIYFYLDYNSKRYKLELSYESIWEIQLHRPPGSQKKFLLIQVQAAPKIYEPNLRRSGSMFEDPLFNYSRDDSDDQWTRTTEFTPSASIGQSYILCLELSRHCDLPNIREYFVYYEEHNHVFHCQGGHSYSQGTCFVPIVKPHRYIDVPYEILFKINHLVQNGTLSGPTLDENFFRLVSPGFVHIDHIKRALEKMSYQKKTVLNPTNWLSEYYTVIKRSRYVSTSPNISLDDEGLVYVYRVQVTPAKVYFYGPEINVSNRVVRHYAADLDNFLRISFVDEDCEKLRSTDLSPRSAPGNNTRRTALYNRVLSVLSNGITIGDKHFEFLAFSSSQLRDNSAWMFASRPGLSASDIREWMGNFRNIRNVAKYAARLGQSFSSSTETLKVHKYEVEEIPDITNGTKYVFSDGIGTISADFADEVSMKCKLNRFTPSAFQIRYGGYKGVVAIDPRSSWKLSLRRSMSKFQSDNIKLDVLAYSKYQPCFLNRQLITLLSTLGVRDNIFELKQQEAVKQLNRIVTEPQAAIEAIELMPMGEITNIVKEMLLCGYQPDLEPYLRMLLETFRASKLLELKTKSRIFIPMGRSMMGCLDETRTLNYGEVFIQASNSANDRGKFVVTGKVVVAKNPCLHPGDIRILKAVYHPALDHMVNCVVFPQRGPRPHPNECSGSDLDGDIYFVSWDPDLIPTRMVQPMDYTPAPTETLDHDVMMEEVHEYFANYIVNESLGIIANAHVVHADREYLKAESGPCIKLAELFSIAVDYPKTGVPAQIPSELHVREYPDFMEKLDRSTYVSKGVIGKLYREIKKQNPHVGHFTKDVARRSYDTDLIVDGYEAYLKEAFSCKEEYDFKLGNLMEHYGIKSEAEIISGCILKMAKNFTKSSDAADAIRHAVKLLRKEARSWFSDENGDGDGQDASYAKASAWYHVTYHPEFWGVYNEGYDHRTHHLISFPWCVYDKLLRIKQRKNLLRKLQPDMFALQNSMSRNTIFG; encoded by the exons atgggtCTCAGGACTATCCAGGTGTTAGGATTTTCTCCAACTGTCAGTGCTGAAGATGTCAAGGATTTGTTGGAAAAAATTGTTGGTTCTGGTAAAGTCTGTGCAGTCAAGCTCAGGCCTCCAAAAAATATCTCTGCAACCTCAAGATCATTTGCGTTTGTTCAGTTCGATTCCGAGGCAGATGCTTCAAAGGTGGACGATGTGGCTCGAAGGAGTGGACTTATGAGTGGAATCTATTATCTGAAGGTTCGTCCTGCTGAACGTGACATTATTCCAAGGCCAAGAACTGCGATGTTTAATCTGCAGGATGCAACACTGCATTTTGGCTGCCTTCTCAAGGAAAGAGTTCTATCTGTTCTGTGGAGCAGCAGAGATGTCTCTGTTGAGTTTGGTTTTGCTATGAAGAAGATTTATTTTTACCTCGACTACAACTCGAAGAGATATAAACTTGAACTTTCCTATGAGAGCATATGGGAGATTCAGCTTCACCGTCCACCTGGGTCACAAAAAAAGTTCCTTTTGATTCAG GTTCAGGCTGCTCCTAAAATTTACGAACCAAACCTTCGCCGTTCTGGCTCTATGTTTGAAGATCCGTTATTCAACTACTCCAGGGATGATTCAGATGACCAATGGACCAGAACAACTGAGTTTACTCCATCAGCCAGCATTGGGCAATCATATATCCTATGTCTGGAGCTATCACGTCATTGTGATCTCCCGAATATTCGAGAGTACTTTGTTTACTATGAAGAACATAATCATGTTTTTCATTGCCAGGGTGGACATTCATATTCTCAAGGTACTTGCTTTGTTCCAATTGTGAAACCTCATCGTTACATTGATGTGCCCTATGAGATACTCTTCAAGATCAACCATTTGGTTCAGAATGGGACTCTTAGTGGGCCAACACTTGATGAAAACTTCTTCCGTTTGGTCAGCCCTGGATTTGTACATATTGACCATATAAAGCGTGCACTTGAAAAGATGTCATACCAGAAAAAAACTGTTCTGAATCCAACAAATTGGTTATCTGAATACTATACAGTAATCAAGAGATCACGATACGTGTCAACATCGCCAAACATATCTCTGGATGATGAGGGACTGGTTTATGTATACAGGGTGCAAGTTACCCCTGCGAAAGTGTACTTTTATGGTCCTGAGATTAATGTCTCGAACCGTGTTGTACGGCACTATGCTGCTGACTTAGATAACTTCCTTCGGATTTCATTTGTTGATGAGGACTGTGAGAAGCTCCGTTCAACTGATTTATCACCACGCTCTGCTCCAGGAAATAACACAAGGAGAACTGCTCTGTATAACAGAGTTCTTTCAGTCCTTTCAAATGGCATCACTATCGGTGACAAGCATTTTGAGTTCCTAGCCTTTTCTTCAAGCCAGCTCAGAGATAACtctgcatggatgtttgcttctCGGCCAGGTTTATCTGCCAGTGACATCAGGGAGTGGATGGGAAACTTCCGTAATATTAGAAATGTTGCAAAGTATGCTGCAAGGCTTGGTCAGTCTTTTAGTTCCTCAACAGAAACCTTGAAAGTGCATAAGTATGAGGTGGAAGAAATTCCAGATATAACAAACGGTACGAAGTATGTATTTTCTGATGGAATTGGGACCATTTCAGCTGATTTTGCAGACGAAGTGTCTATGAAGTGCAAATTGAATCGCTTTACGCCCTCTGCTTTCCAAATAAGGTATGGAGGTTATAAAGGTGTTGTTGCCATTGATCCAAGATCTTCCTGGAAACTTTCTTTAAGAAGAAGCATGTCAAAGTTTCAATCAGACAACATCAAACTAGATGTCCTTGCATACAGTAAGTACCAGCCATGCTTCCTCAATAGGCAGTTAATCACTCTTCTTTCAACACTAGGAGTCAGAGACAACATATTTGAACTGAAGCAACAGGAAGCTGTGAAGCAGTTGAACAGGATTGTAACGGAACCACAAGCTGCTATTGAAGCAATTGAACTAATGCCAATGGGAGAAATTACAAATATTGTTAAAGAAATGCTGTTATGTGGCTACCAGCCTGATCTTGAACCCTATCTTCGTATGCTGCTAGAAACGTTTAGAGCATCAAAGTTGCTAGAATTGAAAACGAAGTCAAGGATATTTATCCCAATGGGTCGATCAATGATGGGATGCTTGGATGAAACCCGAACACTCAATTATGGAGAAGTATTCATTCAAGCTTCTAATAGTGCAAATGACCGTGGAAAGTTCGTTGTAACTGGAAAAGTTGTTGTTGCCAAAAATCCTTGCCTCCACCCGGGTGATATCCGTATCCTTAAGGCTGTTTATCATCCTGCTCTGGACCATATGGTTAACTGTGTTGTCTTTCCGCAGCGGGGGCCAAG GCCTCATCCTAATGAGTGTTCAGGGAGTGATCTTGACGGGGACATATATTTTGTTTCATGGGATCCAGATCTCATCCCAACTCGTATGGTGCAGCCAATGGACTACACTCCAGCACCAACAGAAACGTTAGATCATGATGTTATGATGGAG GAAGTACACGAGTATTTCGCAAATTACATAGTTAATGAGAGTCTGGGAATCATTGCCAACGCGCACGTAGTCCATGCGGATAGGGAATATCTCAAGGCCGAAAGTGGACCGTGCATTAAGCTTGCCGAGCTCTTCTCTATTGCTGTTGATTACCCAAAGACAGGAGTGCCAGCTCAAATTCCGTCCGAACTCCATGTGAGGGAGTATCCAGATTTCATGGAGAAGCTTGACAGATCTACCTATGTATCCAAGGGAGTAATAGGGAAGCTGTATAGAGAAATAAAGAAGCAGAACCCTCATGTAGGGCACTTCACAAAGGACGTGGCAAGGCGGTCCTATGACACTGATTTGATTGTAGATGGTTACGAAGCTTACCTCAAAGAAGCTTTTTCGTGCAAGGAAGAGTATGACTTCAAGTTGGGTAATCTGATGGAGCACTACGGAATAAAAAGCGAGGCTGAGATAATAAGTGGATGCATTCTTAAGATGGCAAAGAATTTTACCAAGAGCAGTGACGCTGCCGATGCTATCAGACATGCTGTGAAACTTTTGAGGAAAGAAGCAAGATCATGGTTCAGTGATGAGAATGGAGATGGAGACGGTCAGGATGCCTCGTATGCCAAGGCGTCCGCTTGGTATCATGTCACCTATCACCCGGAGTTTTGGGGCGTTTACAATGAGGGATATGATCACCGGACCCACCACCTCATCAGCTTCCCATGGTGTGTCTATGACAAGCTCCTGCGCATCAAGCAGAGGAAAAATCTTCTCAGGAAACTGCAGCCTGATATGTTCGCTCTCCAGAATAGCATGAGCCGGAACACGATATTCGGTTGA